One window from the genome of Artemia franciscana chromosome 12, ASM3288406v1, whole genome shotgun sequence encodes:
- the LOC136033472 gene encoding soluble calcium-activated nucleotidase 1-like gives MFILAITLVMICAIMLITWCWNILIFKSHVNSFPFTPPKHTCKGLRYKIGIVSDLDALSGVGMVGTWFSHFKTGYLTIDIPRKKAYIEMDNGTTTNLYTNFSSGDSGMGLSELIWFDENLLAVDDLTGIIYIIDEKKAYPWVILADGHGKVSGHGFKGEWATVKDGLLYVGSTGKVWTNAKGEVLNRYRQWVKTISPKGLVRHHDWTENYKLLAKSVNTEHPGYLVHEACAWSNIHQKWVFLPRRWSNLSYNEKDDGSRGTNLVLIANENFSRIKVKHIDKVNPSRGFSSLKFIPGSNDDWIVALKSEELEGKTATYIMVFTMNGNIILSETQISSKYKFEGIEFI, from the coding sequence ATGTTTATATTGGCTATCACTCTCGTTATGATTTGTGCTATTATGCTTATAACTTGGTGCTGGAACATCCTAATTTTCAAATCACATGTGAACTCATTCCCATTCACACCACCTAAGCATACCTGCAAAGGCCTAAGATACAAAATTGGAATAGTTTCAGATTTAGATGCTCTATCAGGAGTCGGGATGGTCGGTACATGGTTCAGTCACTTCAAAACTGGATATTTAACAATAGATATTCCAAGGAAAAAAGCTTACATAGAAATGGATAATGGCACAACTACTAATCTATATACGAATTTTTCTAGTGGGGACAGTGGAATGGGATTATCAGAGTTAATTTGGTTTGATGAAAATCTTTTAGCTGTTGATGATTTAACAGGAATTATATACATCATAGATGAAAAAAAGGCTTATCCTTGGGTGATTTTAGCCGATGGACATGGCAAAGTCTCAGGGCACGGGTTTAAAGGTGAATGGGCAACAGTAAAAGATGGTCTTTTATATGTTGGAAGTACTGGGAAAGTGTGGACGAACGCAAAAGGAGAGGTATTAAACAGATACCGTCAGTGGGTTAAAACAATATCTCCCAAAGGACTAGTTCGACACCATGATTGGACAGAGAACTACAAACTTTTAGCTAAGAGTGTCAACACTGAACACCCTGGCTATTTAGTGCATGAGGCATGTGCATGGAGTAATATACACCAAAAATGGGTATTCTTACCCAGAAGATGGAGTAACTTATCTTACAATGAAAAGGATGATGGAAGTAGAGGAACAAATCTAGTGTTGATCGCTAACGAAAATTTCTCCAGGATCAAGGTTAAGCATATTGACAAAGTTAATCCAAGTCGTGGATTTTctagtttaaaatttattccCGGTTCCAATGACGATTGGATTGTGGCACTTAAGTCAGAGGAGTTGGAAGGAAAAACAGCTACTTACATAATGGTTTTTACTATGAATGGTAATATCATTTTATCAGAAACTCAGATTTCTAGCAAATATAAGTTTGAAGGGATAGAATTTATATAA
- the LOC136033865 gene encoding CKLF-like MARVEL transmembrane domain-containing protein 8: MEGQFGAGPYVGGGTTTTTTTQSTAVNTSLRFDKEYLRSIPGMLKAVVMVINIIAFICVSSSDFHYHSNANWMSFCAWAGFFTTGTLLLFYCLHLIEKFHFIPWLLVEFIYCAVWSFFFFSASCACASYGKASNWFAAAAFFGFCSCLLYGLDAYMKFVDWRAGRVAQGERIVTTTTVASTPAY; the protein is encoded by the exons atggaaGGTCAGTTTGGTGCTGGTCCATATGTGGGTGGAGGAACaacaactaccactactactcaGTCAACTGCCGTTAATACCTCTCTGAGATTTGATAAAGAGTATTTGCGTTCAATTCCTGGAATGCTAAAAGCAGTTGTTatg GTGATAAATATTATTGCCTTCATCTGTGTCAGCAGCTCTGATTTTCATTATCATTCCAATGCTAATTGGATGTCATTTTGTGCCTGGGCTGGTTTCTTTACTACTGGAACGCTGCTCCTGTTTTACTGTCTTCATCTCATTGAGAAATTTCATTTCATCCCTTGGCTACTTGTG gagTTCATCTACTGTGCCGTTtggagttttttctttttttcggcAAGTTGTGCCTGCGCCTCCTACGGTAAAGCCAGTAACTGGTTTGCTGCAGCAGCG ttttttggattCTGTTCTTGCCTTTTATATGGCCTTGATGCATATATGAAGTTTGTTGATTGGCGTGCCGGAAGAGTAGCTCAAGGAGAAAGAATTGTTACGACTACTACTGTAGCCTCTACACCTGCTTACTGA